A region of Streptomyces halobius DNA encodes the following proteins:
- the lepB gene encoding signal peptidase I, whose product MSCSTERQTGQHTARGRTTGSVLSGLAVALGCALFLGGFVWGALVYRPYTVPTDSMSPTISAGARVLAERVDGPAIRRGDVVVFTDKVWGDMPMVKRVVGVGGDKIACCTKGGRLTINGTPVEEPYLQGDGPASPVGFKATVPAGQLFLLGDHRSDSLDSRGHLTDGDHGSVPRSAVQARVDALAWPLGSIGVMQRPAAFTELPGGTSRPGPVQPLTLAVLVGAVLVLVGAAYGPIARRKARRRRG is encoded by the coding sequence ATGAGCTGCAGCACGGAACGCCAGACCGGACAGCACACGGCCCGCGGCCGGACCACGGGCAGTGTGCTGTCCGGTCTCGCTGTGGCCCTCGGTTGTGCGCTGTTCCTCGGCGGCTTCGTCTGGGGGGCGCTGGTCTACCGTCCGTACACGGTCCCGACGGATTCGATGTCGCCGACGATCTCCGCCGGGGCCCGGGTGCTGGCCGAGAGGGTCGACGGCCCCGCGATCCGCCGCGGCGACGTCGTCGTCTTCACGGACAAGGTCTGGGGCGATATGCCGATGGTCAAGCGTGTCGTCGGTGTCGGCGGCGACAAGATCGCCTGCTGCACCAAGGGCGGCCGTCTCACCATCAACGGAACCCCGGTCGAGGAACCGTATCTGCAAGGCGACGGACCCGCCTCACCCGTCGGCTTCAAGGCCACCGTGCCCGCCGGTCAGCTCTTCCTCCTCGGCGATCACCGCAGCGACTCCCTCGACTCCCGGGGCCATCTCACCGACGGCGACCACGGCTCGGTCCCGCGCAGCGCCGTCCAGGCCCGGGTGGACGCCCTTGCCTGGCCGCTCGGCAGTATCGGCGTGATGCAGCGCCCCGCGGCATTCACGGAGCTGCCGGGCGGCACCTCCCGGCCCGGCCCGGTACAGCCCCTCACTCTCGCCGTCCTCGTTGGCGCGGTCCTCGTCCTCGTCGGCGCGGCCTACGGGCCGATCGCCCGGCGCAAGGCGCGCAGGCGTCGTGGATAG